In Flavobacterium lacustre, a genomic segment contains:
- a CDS encoding N-acetylmuramoyl-L-alanine amidase family protein yields MHITNKIKVYLTLFLTIVTLGINAQSNVFKVTLDAGHGAHDFGAVYSGRVEKNIALAVVLKVGKLLEANPKIDVIYTRKTDVFIDLIERANIANRADANIFVSIHCNANKNTVADGTETYVMGMNKIASNLEAAKKENSVITLEKDYKQKYEGFDPNSPETMIGMTLMQEEYLDNSISLASKVEESFGALGKKLRHGGVKQAPFMVLHKAYMPRVLVEMGFISNPVEGDKLNSEEGQNEIARAIADAIISYKNEYFGSGEAETPDVRPSQKIIEKPIKDTSTPVKPKVIINSSELKKTELKKNASDVIYKVQLSASVKKLALEPKNFKGLNSISMSYDNKVYKYMYGETSDYDEAQKQMQEARNKGFNSAFLIAFRNGEKISIQEAIK; encoded by the coding sequence ATGCATATTACAAACAAAATTAAAGTATACCTTACTTTATTTCTTACTATAGTCACTTTAGGCATCAACGCACAATCTAATGTATTCAAAGTCACTTTGGATGCCGGTCATGGAGCACATGATTTTGGAGCAGTCTATAGTGGACGTGTTGAAAAAAATATAGCATTAGCTGTTGTTTTAAAAGTGGGGAAGCTTTTAGAAGCAAATCCTAAAATTGATGTGATTTACACCCGAAAAACAGATGTATTTATTGATTTAATCGAAAGAGCGAATATTGCCAACAGAGCAGATGCTAATATTTTTGTCTCAATTCATTGTAATGCAAATAAAAATACGGTTGCCGATGGGACTGAAACCTATGTAATGGGTATGAATAAAATTGCTTCAAATTTAGAAGCGGCCAAAAAAGAGAACTCCGTTATTACATTGGAAAAAGACTACAAACAAAAATATGAAGGTTTCGACCCTAATTCTCCCGAAACCATGATCGGGATGACTTTGATGCAAGAGGAATATTTAGACAATAGTATTTCATTAGCCAGTAAAGTGGAAGAATCTTTCGGTGCTTTAGGAAAAAAATTAAGACACGGAGGGGTAAAACAGGCGCCTTTTATGGTGTTGCATAAAGCATATATGCCAAGAGTATTGGTTGAAATGGGATTTATATCGAATCCGGTTGAAGGAGATAAATTGAATTCAGAAGAAGGACAAAACGAAATAGCCAGAGCCATTGCAGATGCTATTATTAGTTATAAAAACGAGTATTTTGGTAGTGGAGAAGCGGAAACACCCGATGTCAGACCTTCACAAAAAATTATTGAGAAACCAATCAAAGATACTTCAACTCCTGTAAAACCTAAAGTAATTATAAATTCTTCGGAACTTAAAAAAACAGAACTCAAAAAAAATGCTTCCGATGTTATTTATAAAGTACAACTTTCTGCAAGTGTAAAAAAGTTGGCTTTAGAACCTAAAAATTTTAAAGGATTAAATTCGATATCTATGTCTTATGACAATAAGGTTTACAAGTATATGTATGGTGAAACATCCGATTATGATGAAGCTCAAAAACAAATGCAGGAAGCCAGAAATAAAGGATTTAATTCCGCTTTTTTAATTGCATTCAGAAACGGTGAAAAAATCAGTATCCAAGAAGCAATTAAATAA